Proteins co-encoded in one Cydia strobilella chromosome 14, ilCydStro3.1, whole genome shotgun sequence genomic window:
- the LOC134747250 gene encoding mucin-2, producing MVRGAAIALVLALAWACEARASVLVPTYVLPPDSFVRDQRSLGPPPDADPAESQRTIKRLIGGHIKIKPDKEYGNPKNSIAYDAKSETGKFVGVVVPDQSGSTVGWNQGIWDDGMLMSSAGEGKEAVKPKEVDEDKKTLSDQVAEGKYGLIQNEIFSKTPKRPGIVSYEPNAETRDKDNIQTLGGLKKDEIWLAEDHLLVLKGGSFPERTKETARRPWPPIDDYEAPRRQVKLPQKPKVPPPFPVRLSDDGPLVFLTPSGSVPAPQFPPYATREGESPLYPPPFPFAPGPPYAPGEHPGNTSAGGASLPIPPFPFLPGNASEGAFPFPPSMNGSFPEGFPPGAAFLPPPSNQSDLYDEDDPSIYYPPPYNFSYRADYNNSVPAGPLVPGIILPPPPDFFAPLEDKTTTPATKSTTRPTTTSTYARPKPTIKRPSPTPSVHRNKYKTRPTTTTTTTTEYPTRTTEVPTTTTTPQYVEEVPTQKLRPQIVVEIPKRVPVRVQNLPEEINPRPKTEKPVYKIRSKVTSKPLSVSVLYDYPDRYENPPTTTEKPYIVYKVPERTPDVITDNFVTSTPVPLRAYYSNTQNSNVPITKLQPVYNRRPNENALASFYFYDEQPKTSPSPASFFDGRNYYKTVPPQQNQQAINNQQAYNPAVDVAYGAIDQADALFLWPQKQGPRTLTQEYFSIQKPVYVQPQQKRPEAFYQQISDIQQTIDLFTTKRPKQHRQHGHKPKAITSRPVQVPVYQFSYQSKPRPDQFSFRAPKLDPEPFRPMVSYSKPFNLNNEFNAITPSASPVSHQQYLIENVQVTTETPTSTRYYPKTKTRDEDYEDNPIIKEVRPKNNQNHIPIQNDKPAQHHVSHRVPSVTPSSISHGYYTQQDERYLDDITKNSFDIFGKKIEDSTHDVNGLAVTPAIGTVRTPIDNNINLNYAYEIIESQSPNPPSLDRDTLVNERHPRPTINPNSEPIGHHNAELVQPPKPPSLADDTLVNERLPRPTINPDSEFIPIPNPGYRSQQYRVPSQVQRPQYTAGEQYDLNRPSLAGDTAVNYRRPLPPINPDAEWITPVNAAGEGRPGSFVSYRLPGEGAHVYFLTPQATQTRERERYRSAGYGR from the coding sequence ATGGTGAGAGGGGCGGCGATAGCGCTCGTGCTAGCGCTGGCATGGGCGTGCGAGGCGCGCGCTAGCGTGCTCGTGCCGACCTACGTGCTGCCGCCCGACTCGTTCGTGCGCGATCAGCGCAGTCTCGGCCCTCCGCCCGACGCCGACCCCGCTGAGTCGCAGCGAACCATCAAGCGACTCATCGGCGGACATATCAAGATCAAACCCGATAAAGAGTACGGCAACCCCAAGAACTCCATAGCGTACGACGCCAAGAGCGAAACCGGCAAGTTCGTAGGCGTGGTCGTGCCGGACCAGTCGGGCAGCACCGTAGGATGGAACCAGGGCATATGGGACGATGGCATGCTCATGTCCAGCGCTGGCGAAGGCAAAGAAGCCGTCAAACCCAAAGAGGTGGACGAGGACAAAAAGACGCTCTCCGATCAGGTGGCCGAAGGGAAATATGGTCTCATTCAGAATGAAATTTTCTCTAAAACACCTAAGCGGCCGGGAATAGTGAGTTACGAGCCAAACGCGGAAACTAGAGATAAGGATAATATACAAACATTAGGAGGTCTGAAGAAAGACGAAATTTGGCTAGCGGAGGACCATCTATTAGTGTTGAAAGGTGGTTCCTTCCCGGAGCGAACGAAAGAGACCGCTCGCAGGCCATGGCCCCCGATCGACGATTACGAGGCGCCCAGAAGGCAAGTAAAGCTACCGCAGAAACCAAAAGTGCCACCGCCCTTTCCAGTACGACTCTCCGACGACGGACCGCTCGTCTTCCTCACTCCTAGCGGCAGTGTCCCTGCGCCCCAATTCCCTCCCTACGCTACGCGAGAAGGCGAGAGCCCTCTATATCCTCCGCCATTCCCCTTTGCACCAGGTCCGCCCTACGCCCCGGGTGAACATCCGGGAAACACTTCTGCCGGGGGAGCGTCGCTGCCAATTCCTCCGTTCCCATTCCTACCCGGGAATGCGAGCGAAGGAGCATTCCCTTTCCCTCCATCCATGAACGGCTCTTTTCCAGAAGGCTTTCCGCCGGGCGCAGCATTCCTACCACCACCGAGCAACCAGTCAGACCTGTACGACGAAGACGACCCTTCGATCTACTATCCGCCGCCTTACAATTTTTCTTACCGCGCGGACTACAACAATAGCGTGCCTGCGGGACCATTAGTACCTGGAATTATATTGCCCCCACCTCCGGACTTCTTTGCTCCTCTGGAAGATAAAACAACTACGCCAGCGACCAAATCGACAACTCGACCGACAACCACATCGACCTACGCCAGACCGAAACCGACGATAAAACGGCCGTCGCCGACACCGTCTGTGCATCGCAATAAGTACAAGACTAGACCTACCACTACTACCACCACTACCACAGAATACCCAACAAGAACAACTGAAGTACCTACCACAACAACAACGCCGCAGTATGTTGAAGAAGTCCCGACCCAGAAATTGAGGCCGCAAATCGTTGTGGAGATACCGAAACGAGTCCCAGTGCGAGTCCAGAATCTACCTGAAGAAATCAACCCGAGGCCGAAAACAGAAAAGCCTGTATACAAAATCAGGAGTAAGGTTACCTCGAAGCCTTTGTCGGTGTCCGTTTTATACGACTATCCTGATAGATACGAGAACCCGCCTACTACAACGGAGAAACCTTACATTGTATACAAAGTGCCAGAGAGAACTCCCGATGTGATAACGGACAACTTCGTTACATCAACCCCAGTGCCATTAAGAGCGTACTACTCGAACACTCAAAATAGCAACGTACCGATCACGAAGCTTCAACCTGTGTACAACCGAAGGCCAAATGAAAACGCCTTGGCATCGTTCTACTTCTATGACGAACAGCCTAAAACTTCTCCGTCCCCAGCATCGTTCTTCGATGGTAGAAACTATTATAAAACTGTGCCACCGCAGCAAAATCAACAAGCTATCAATAACCAACAAGCGTATAACCCGGCTGTCGACGTAGCTTACGGAGCGATCGATCAAGCCGATGCGCTGTTCTTGTGGCCACAGAAACAAGGCCCCCGTACGCTCACACAAGAATACTTCAGTATTCAGAAGCCCGTGTATGTACAACCACAACAAAAACGACCTGAGGCATTCTACCAGCAGATATCTGATATACAGCAAACTATCGACTTGTTTACAACTAAGAGGCCTAAGCAACACAGACAACACGGCCACAAACCTAAGGCAATCACCTCGAGACCCGTGCAAGTACCTGTATACCAGTTTAGTTATCAATCGAAGCCGAGACCGGATCAATTCAGTTTCCGAGCGCCGAAATTGGATCCTGAACCTTTTAGACCCATGGTCAGCTACAGTAAGCCATTTAATTTGAATAACGAGTTTAACGCCATCACTCCATCAGCTTCGCCTGTGTCCCACCAGCAATATTTAATAGAGAATGTGCAAGTAACTACCGAGACACCGACATCTACAAGATATTATCCTAAAACGAAGACCAGAGACGAAGATTACGAGGACAACCCGATAATCAAGGAAGTCAGACCGAAAAACAATCAAAACCACATTCCGATACAAAACGACAAGCCAGCACAACATCACGTCAGCCACAGAGTTCCCAGCGTGACCCCAAGCTCGATCAGCCACGGGTACTACACGCAGCAGGACGAGAGATATCTGGACGACATCACTAAGAACTCCTTCGACATCTTCGGCAAGAAGATCGAAGACAGTACTCATGACGTCAACGGTTTGGCGGTGACTCCTGCTATTGGAACGGTCAGGACGCCGATAGATAACAACATCAACCTGAATTACGCGTATGAAATCATCGAGTCCCAGAGTCCAAATCCGCCGTCGCTGGACAGAGACACTCTCGTTAACGAGCGTCACCCTAGGCCAACGATAAACCCTAACAGCGAGCCCATAGGACATCATAACGCCGAACTGGTACAGCCTCCCAAGCCGCCGTCATTAGCCGATGACACTTTAGTGAACGAGCGGCTACCGCGGCCAACGATAAACCCTGACAGCGAGTTTATCCCGATACCGAATCCGGGATACCGATCACAGCAGTACAGGGTGCCATCTCAAGTTCAAAGGCCACAGTACACAGCAGGGGAGCAATATGACTTAAACAGACCATCGTTAGCTGGTGATACGGCGGTTAATTACAGAAGGCCGCTGCCGCCTATAAACCCAGATGCGGAGTGGATAACGCCCGTGAACGCGGCAGGGGAAGGCCGGCCGGGTTCGTTCGTGTCGTACCGTCTGCCCGGGGAAGGCGCTCACGTGTACTTCCTCACGCCCCAGGCGACGCAGACGAGGGAACGTGAGAGGTACCGGTCGGCCGGCTACGGACGGTGA